A stretch of Macrobrachium rosenbergii isolate ZJJX-2024 chromosome 12, ASM4041242v1, whole genome shotgun sequence DNA encodes these proteins:
- the LOC136844293 gene encoding LOW QUALITY PROTEIN: uncharacterized protein (The sequence of the model RefSeq protein was modified relative to this genomic sequence to represent the inferred CDS: deleted 1 base in 1 codon; substituted 1 base at 1 genomic stop codon) has product MFWRHRKLGFCASRNKSSEMSCMPWTKSLCQGLSCSQPSKWSISEKGKVLSVWWNGAHCVSLSGKRARRGGTSASLLSPNPLSKVLPSTVLSVDGLPCCVLVDTGCSQSIAHVSCCKAWNKCTVSMVTVSGQEWVCEGMGAVHLQLSNGATASISVCVTTLMPLGFKFLLGMDGVRALGGVTVDTQGGVRFGMEDSFFCAADVMVGVDERDFSAIYEPLIKCWTATWKWSKGKEPGILENGVKAYSVPQEAKDLYESELQRWVSDGWLLPYDENKYGPTKGLIPLMAVVQQNKKKVRPVLDFRXLNTYIDAFTADSDVCSDKLREWRRQGVNVSVVDLAKAYLQIRIHESLWPYQTVYFKGQRYCLTRLGFDLNIAPMVMKSVLNCVLLQDPIVRKGTSAYIDDILVNEDIVKASRVEEHLRNFGLVSKPHQRLAEGARALGLRVWGEQESLFWKRDNDLGDAPRQLTRRSVFSYCGRLLDHYSVCGWLRVAVAFIKRRVNKVTEGWDDVINDDYIKMCLQELLEKVKKDDPVRGQWNVTGDKFKIWVDASSLALGVAVEANGSIVEDASWLRKDDSCHINMAELDAVIKGLNLALAWKIQKVELMTDSSAVHRWISDGLLGKSRLKTKAASEMLIRRRLGIVLSLIEECDLQLSITLVSSANNKADSLTHVPQRWLRDLGSCHQDAKLVCASVVPAISDGIKEIHHAAGHPGVRRTLYFVKKVHPGVTRRQVQAVVKCCEACQSIDPAPVKWQKGSLEVDRVWQRVGMDITHYDGWLYLTLIDCGPSRFAIWRRLRFQTSESIIGQLETVFYERGALEELLTDNDTAFRSKLFADFAKKWCVHLNFRCAYVPSGNGIAERCHQTVKVIAARKGCSIAEAVYLYNLMPRDDCDSTTAPVSMLYSYPVRIRGVDPCTMNKVAVSGPYKASDEVWVKPSNMRCNMQFERGKVTGVLSEQAVEVNGVPLHVRDLRSCSSQGLTLSEETTNAEDEELLIQLPVHEDEGEEEDSGTVVQCNAIPKRSTRVRKARVCNIYECNSGGVYNYCLKLLITVWV; this is encoded by the exons ATGTTTTGGCGCCACAGGAAGCTTGGGTTCTGTGCCAGTAGAAACAAAAGTTCAGAAATGTCATGTATGCCTTGGACCAAATCACTTTGCCAGGGACTGTCTTGCTCGCAACCGAGTAAATGGTCGATTTCGGAGAAGGGTAAAGTGTTATCGGTGTGGTGGAATGGGGCACATTGCGTCAGCTTGTCCGGGAAACGAGCAAGGAGAGGAGGCACCAGCGCCAGCCTCCTCTCCCCAAACCCACTCAGTAAGGTGCTGCCAAGTACTGTTTTGAGTGTAGATGGTCTTCCGTGTTGCGTGTTAGTAGACACTGGGTGTTCTCAAAGCATCGCTCATGTTTCATGCTGTAAGGCATGGAACAAGTGCACAGTTAGCATGGTAACTGTGAGTGGGCAAGAATGGGTGTGTGAAGGAATGGGCGCCGTGCACTTGCAGCTCAGTAATGGAGCTACTGCCAGCATTTCTGTGTGTGTAACTACTCTAATGCCACTCGGTTTTAAATTTCTTCTCGGCATGGATGGTGTGAGGGCTCTAGGAGGAGTCACTGTCGATACCCAGGGTGGTGTACGATTTGGAATGGAAGACTCTTTTTTCTGC GCTGCTGATGTGATGGTGGGGGTGGATGAGCGTGATTTTAGTGCAATTTATGAGCCTTTGATTAAATGTTGGACAGCTACATGGAAATGGTCTAAAGGCAAGGAGCCTGGCATCCTGGAGAATGGAGTAAAGGCATATTCTGTACCTCAGGAGGCAAAGGACCTGTATGAATCAGAGCTACAAAGATGGGTGAGTGATGGTTGGCTGCTTCCTTATGATGAGAATAAATATGGACCAACTAAGGGGCTTATTCCCCTCATGGCTgttgtacagcaaaataaaaagaaggtgCGGCCTGTACTGGACTTCAGATAACTGAATACGTACATTGATGCATTTACAGCAGACTCGGATGTGTGTTCAGACAAACTACGTGAGTGGCGCAGGCAAGGAGTGAATGTATCTGTAGTGGACTTGGCTAAAGCTTACCTGCAGATAAGAATCCATGAGTCTCTGTGGCCATACCAGACTGTATATTTCAAAGGCCAGAGGTATTGCCTGACTCGACTGGGGTTTGACTTGAATATTGCTCCAATGGTAATGAAGTCTGTTTTAAACTGTGTTCTTCTTCAGGACCCAATTGTAAGAAAAGGAACATCAGCTTATATTGATGACATCTTGGTGAATGAAGATATTGTTAAGGCCAGCCGTGTAGAGGAGCATCTCAGAAATTTTGGGCTAGTAAGTAAGCCACACCAAAGACTTGCTGAAGGGGCTCGAGCATTGGGCCTGAGAGTTTGGGGGGAGCAGGAGAGTCTTTTTTGGAAGAGGGACAATGACCTGGGCGATGCACCAAGACAATTGACTCGGCGATCAGTGTTCTCATACTGTGGTAGACTGTTAGACCACTACTCTGTTTGTGGATGGCTGCGAGTGGCGGTAGCATTCATCAAGAGAAGAGTCAATAAAGTCACTGAAGGATGGGACGACGTCATTAATGATGATTACATCAAAATGTGTTTACAGGAACTTCTGGAGAAGGTTAAGAAGGATGACCCTGTGAGAGGACAGTGGAATGTCACCGGTGACAAATTCAAGATCTGGGTGGATGCTAGTTCTCTTGCACTTGGTGTTGCAGTGGAAGCAAATGGTTCCATTGTGGAAGATGCCAGCTGGCTGCGGAAAGACGACTCTTGCCACATCAATATGGCTGAGCTAGATGCAGTCATTAAAGGACTGAATCTTGCACTGGCTTGGAAGATACAAAAGGTGGAATTAATGACTGACTCATCTGCTGTGCATAGATGGATTTCAGATGGACTTTTAGGAAAAAGCAGATTGAAGACTAAGGCTGCAAGTGAAATGCTCATCAGAAGAAGACTAGGAATAGTCTTGTCATTGATAGAAGAGTGTGACCTCCAGCTGTCTATTACACTTGTGTCTTCTGCCAATAATAAAGCTGACAGTTTGACACATGTACCTCAGCGCTGGCTGAGGGACCTTGGTTCATGTCACCAAGATGCAAAACTTGTGTGCGCTTCTGTTGTCCCTGCCATTAGTGATGGAATTAAGGAGATCCATCATGCTGCCGGTCACCCAGGTGTGAGAAGGACTCTCTATTTTGTAAAGAAAGTCCATCCAGGAGTTACCAGGCGGCAAGTACAAGCTGTTGTCAAATGCTGTGAGGCATGCCAGTCAATAGACCCGGCCCCAGTGAAGTGGCAGAAGGGTAGTCTGGAAGTGGATAGAGTGTGGCAGAGAGTTGGTATGGATATTACTCACTATGATGGATGGCTGTATCTTACTCTCATTGATTGTGGACCATCTCGATTTGCCATCTGGCGTCGGCTCCGTTTTCAGACCAGTGAGAGCATCATCGGACAACTTGAGACAGTGTTCTATGAACGAGGAGCGCTGGAGGAACTGTTAACAGACAATGACACTGCTTTTCGCAGCAAACTATTTGCTGACTTTGCAAAAAAGTGGTGCGTGCATCTTAATTTTAGATGTGCTTATGTTCCATCAGGAAATGGTATAGCTGAGAGATGCCATCAAACTGTTAAAGTCATTGCTGCAAGGAAAGGCTGTAGCATTGCAGAGGctgtatatctgtataatttGATGCCTCGTGATGACTGCGACTCAACGACTGCCCCTGTCAGTATGCTGTATTCTTACCCTGTGAGGATCCGAGGAGTGGATCCATGCACAATGAACAAAGTGGCAGTGAGTGGCCCCTACAAAGCAAGTGATGAGGTGTGGGTAAAACCATCCAACATGCGATGCAATATGCAATTTGAAAGAGGCAAGGTTACGGGAGTTTTGTCAGAACAAGCTGTTGAAGTCAATGGAGTTCCACTCCACGTTAGAGATCTTCGTTCGTGTTCTTCACAAGGATTAACATTGAGTGAGGAAACTACTAATGCTGAGGATGAGGAGCTTCTTATACAGCTTCCTGTTCATGAAgatgagggggaagaggaagattcAGGTACTGTTGTTCAGTGCAACGCGATTCCAAAACGTTCAACAAGAGTTAGAAAAGCTagagtttgtaatatatatgaatgtaattcAGGGGGAGtgtataattattgtttgaaaCTGTTAATTACTGTTTGGGTTTAA